In Fundulus heteroclitus isolate FHET01 chromosome 16, MU-UCD_Fhet_4.1, whole genome shotgun sequence, a single genomic region encodes these proteins:
- the ccdc43 gene encoding coiled-coil domain-containing protein 43 — protein sequence MAAPVSDAGEFESWLNDRLDSLEVDREVYGAYILGILKEEESDEEKEDALQGILAAFLDEDAIEEVCKQIINEWKECCDRLAARRNTDDAEVQAIASMIEKQAQIVVKQKEPSQESKKRKEALLAQYANVTDEEDEAEGEPAAGVDLPGSESKSLFRNTNVEEVLNRQKQKRDQAREDAQKKKEGDKMQREKDKLAKQDRKEKEKKRTQKGERKR from the exons ATGGCGGCGCCCGTGAGCGATGCCGGGGAGTTTGAAAGCTGGCTCAACGACCGACTGGACTCGTTAGAAGTTGACCGTGAGGTGTACGGCGCATACATTTTAGGAATCctaaaggaggaggagagcgacGAGGAGAAAGAAGACGCGCTTCAGGGAATCTTGGCCGCTTTTCTG GACGAAGATGCCATAGAGGAGGTCTGCAAGCAGATTATCAATGAGTGGAAGGAGTGTTGTGACCGACTGGCTGCCAGACGAAACACCGATGACG CTGAGGTGCAGGCCATAGCCAGCATGATAGAAAAACAGGCCCAGATCGTCGTGAAACAGAAGGAGCCGTCCCAGGAGTCCAAGAAGAGGAAAGAGGCCCTTCTCGCTCAATACGCCAATGTGACGGATGAAGAGGA TGAAGCAGAAGGGGAGCCAGCGGCTGGAGTGGATCTTCCTGGAAGTGAATCCAAAT CCCTGTTCAGGAACACCAACGTGGAAGAGGTGCTCAACAGGCAGAAGCAAAAGCGTGACCAGGCTCGAGAAGATGCgcagaagaaaaaggaagggGACAAAATGCAGCGGGAGAAGGACAAACTAGCCAAGCAAGacagaaaagagaaagagaagaaacGTACACAGAAAGGTGAACGTAAAAGATAA
- the LOC118566281 gene encoding coiled-coil domain-containing protein 43-like isoform X1, whose translation MIEKQAQIVVKQKEPSQESKKRKEALLAQYANVTDEEDEAEGEPAAGVDLLGSESKSLFRNTNVEEVLNRQKQKRDQAREDAQKKKEGDKMQREKDKLAKQDRKEKEKKRTQKGERKR comes from the exons ATGATAGAAAAACAGGCTCAGATCGTCGTGAAACAGAAGGAGCCGTCCCAGGAGTCCAAGAAGAGGAAAGAGGCCCTTCTCGCTCAATACGCCAATGTGACGGATGAAGAGGA TGAAGCAGAAGGGGAGCCAGCGGCTGGAGTGGATCTTCTTGGAAGTGAATCCAAAT CCCTGTTCAGGAACACCAACGTGGAAGAGGTGCTCAACAGGCAGAAGCAAAAGCGTGACCAGGCTCGAGAGGATGCgcagaagaaaaaggaagggGACAAAATGCAGCGGGAGAAGGACAAACTAGCCAAGCAAGacagaaaagagaaagagaagaaacGTACACAGAAAGGTGAACGTAAAAGATAA
- the moto gene encoding uncharacterized protein moto, with product MAFDGHQTTLGNSLFQTSQRQSGDNVMDNSGCMPVPFIPNPVASRLEHMDVSWSQNDQYELGFDKSAIKNRKPTDANCDGEADLQGLVSNILGEADSQDCVYSESLPTYHLIWSPKTLEEELSPYFPPEPEPFSNPSFISNHLPHETFGKAQQPGDKEVNDLCQLFSGLASNQQWSLTSPNGGTCSVRPQKLPPGLPLPSKVTADLSQMQQYEHVGMPPYDLRGNDAPLKNLPAHSDVFRPPNEARQLHLDDLREDAYSQKSGNPFFNESGAPEDVNQLVSSFQSFMPADRDGGCFGDFSSTRRPATDTLREGPAQPRRKFSDPAKELFGHLDPTRNGRIGEARKQNFKLDDFQDLPEFTSEHMEYLQKPKALSAHLSFPNQRLSKTMTHAENHNLSVNQFSKAYPRQSQKKIKPQMEKENKMAQMPAFAEEGFARRQQTNTRMPERDKQPFSQNPYLDFQGNVQSPRRDGENIMISAGNVQQFTPLPYSLNDLMRYSSMALNSNLSPRYILPCEKRGPRGDVNGTGPAKDAAAFNPFISDPKSHRGESTYHGMASAVTASPMMNQGSAAFHFHFYLDECYEQCRSLEKERKKMEVLLKKAFPGRRTPVTSNNKPPKTPPRPTRVDYLIVNQMKEQAKVPSLFDRMEYLCGVPLHVNIQAALKRHHMAVCVAQTRCKDSGNVTKQLQQGTDFIEDRDNLLMVMALKDLAATTKRLRTALWCALQITLPIPIKTQDNDMYEPTCPERDYAPLLGASII from the exons ATGGCGTTTGACGGGCATCAGACCACTTTGGGAAATTCTCTCTTCCAAACAAGTCAGCGTCAG TCAGGAGATAATGTGATGGATAACAGTGGTTGCATGCCAGTCCCCTTCATTCCCAACCCCGTTGCATCCCGTTTGGAGCATATGGATGTGTCCTGGTCTCAAAATGATCAGTATGAACTCGGCTTTGACAAGTCTGCCATTAAAAacag GAAACCGACTGATGCCAACTGTGATGGCGAGGCAGATCTGCAGGGTCTTGTTTCTAATATTTTGGGCGAAGCAGATTCCCAGGATTGCGTCTACAGTGAAAG CCTGCCTACATACCACCTCATCTGGTCTCCAAAGACACTGGAAGAGGAGTTGTCGCCGTATTTTCCGCCAGAGCCTGAACCATTCAGCAACCCTTCCTTCATTTCAAACCATCTGCCCCATGAGACCTTCGGGAAAGCACAGCAGCCAGGAGACAAAGAGGTTAATGATCTGTGTCAGCTGTTCAGCGGCCTAGCCAGCAACCAGCAGTGGTCTTTGACTTCACCGAACGGAGGCACTTGTTCCGTCCGTCCTCAGAAGCTGCCGCCAGGTCTGCCGTTGCCCAGCAAAGTGACCGCCGACCTCTCACAGATGCAACAGTACGAACACGTCGGCATGCCGCCGTACGACCTCAGAGGGAACGACGCGCCTTTGAAAAACCTCCCCGCTCACAGTGACGTCTTCAGACCTCCAAACGAGGCGCGCCAGTTGCACCTTGATGACTTGCGTGAAGACGCCTACAGCCAGAAGAGCGGAAACCCGTTCTTTAACGAGAGCGGCGCACCGGAGGACGTGAACCAGCTGGTCAGCAGTTTCCAGTCGTTCATGCCGGCCGATCGTGACGGCGGCTGTTTCGGAGACTTTTCAAGCACGCGCAGGCCGGCGACGGACACGCTCAGAGAAGGGCCGGCTCAGCCGCGTAGGAAATTCAGCGATCCTGCAAAGGAGCTGTTTGGCCACTTGGACCCGACGCGGAACGGAAGGATCGGAGAAgcgagaaaacaaaactttaaacttGATGACTTCCAGGATCTTCCCGAGTTCACCTCTGAGCACATGGAGTACCTTCAGAAGCCAAAGGCGCTCTCGGCACACCTGAGCTTCCCAAATCAACGCCTGAGCAAGACGATGACGCACGCAGAGAATCATAATCTAAGCGTCAACCAGTTTTCAAAAGCGTATCCCAGGCAGAGCCAGAAAAAGATCAAGCCTCAaatggagaaagaaaacaagatggcgCAAATGCCTGCTTTTGCAGAGGAAGGCTTCGCTAGGAGGCAGCAGACCAATACCCGCATGCcagaaagagacaaacaaccctTCTCACAGAATCCATACCTGGATTTCCAGGGCAACGTGCAGTCCCCGAGACGTGACGGAGAAAACATCATGATCAGCGCCGGGAATGTCCAGCAGTTCACACCTCTGCCGTATTCTCTAAATGACCTCATGAGATACTCCAGCATGGCCTTAAACTCAAACCTGAGCCCCAGGTACATACTGCCCTGTGAAAAACGCGGCCCCCGCGGGGACGTGAACGGCACGGGGCCCGCTAAAGACGCCGCAGCGTTCAACCCCTTCATCAGCGACCCGAAGAGCCACAGAGGGGAGAGCACCTATCATGGCATGGCCTCAGCTGTGACGGCTTCACCTATGATGAATCAGGGAAGCGCCGCTTTCCACTTCCACTTCTACCTGGATGAGTGTTACGAGCAATGTAGGAGTTTggagaaggagagaaaaaag aTGGAGGTCCTCCTGAAAAAAGCGTTTCCTGGGAGAAGGACCCCCGTGACGAGCAACAACAAACCCCCCAAAACGCCACCAAGACCCACAAGAGTTGACTACCTCATCGTTAATCAGATGAAGGAGCAAGCAAAG GTGCCAAGCCTTTTCGATAGAATGGAGTATCTCTGTGGCGTCCCCCTGCATGTCAACATCCAGGCGGCGCTGAAAAGGCACCACATGGCCGTCTGCGTCGCCCAGACCAGATGCAAGGACAGTGGAAACGTGACGAAACAGCTGCAGCAGGGAACGGATTTCATTGAGGACAGAG ATAACCTGTTGATGGTCATGGCGCTGAAGGACCTGGCTGCTACCACCAAGAGGCTGCGCACCGCTCTGTGGTGCGCCCTTCAAATAACGCTGCCCATACCCATCAAGACTCAGGACAACGACATGTATGAGCCCACATGCCCCGAGAGAGACTACGCTCCTTTACTGGGCGCATCGATTATCTAG
- the LOC118566281 gene encoding coiled-coil domain-containing protein 43-like isoform X2 has protein sequence MVTMTSSRISDVNPFLDKSTEAEGEPAAGVDLLGSESKSLFRNTNVEEVLNRQKQKRDQAREDAQKKKEGDKMQREKDKLAKQDRKEKEKKRTQKGERKR, from the exons ATGGTGACCATGACA AGCAGTCGGATTTCAGATGTGAACCCTTTCCTTGACAAAAGCACTGAAGCAGAAGGGGAGCCAGCGGCTGGAGTGGATCTTCTTGGAAGTGAATCCAAAT CCCTGTTCAGGAACACCAACGTGGAAGAGGTGCTCAACAGGCAGAAGCAAAAGCGTGACCAGGCTCGAGAGGATGCgcagaagaaaaaggaagggGACAAAATGCAGCGGGAGAAGGACAAACTAGCCAAGCAAGacagaaaagagaaagagaagaaacGTACACAGAAAGGTGAACGTAAAAGATAA